In Gemella massiliensis, a single window of DNA contains:
- a CDS encoding YhgE/Pip domain-containing protein produces the protein MIEKEFKHLLKSKKLLVSLSLVALVPILYAGTFLKSVWTPYDNTSNLKVAVVNTDKPIDFNGKRLEIGQSMVDKLKENKKINWQFVDKDTAEKELREGDYYMIVTIPVNFSKNATTLSNENPEKMNIDFKTNFTKSKNGEKIMETVASNLTNTVKDQVVKTYSSTLYNKLSDIGISLSKAANGSGQLADGLSKLNDGGKRLGNGVDQLHNGSGQLAGGLSKLNDGGKRLGNGIDQLHNGSGQLTGGLSKLNDGSKRLGNGIDQLHNGSRQLAGGLSILNGKKDELANGIDLLFNGDNKLHSGLLQYTNGILTLNEKLFSKKDNLNSLINGGNSLAYGISRYTEGVRQIGGGLDAKQEDLTKLLTGGIELANGINTLADGVPKLSNGAYQIANGLDLLNRKLPSDKEIADNKAKLSSLTEKLQYLKISSRQLNSSISSKFEKLGNEITKLEKLIDKTNLKNNTTTTTVKSTDVSFSSLKQQLNSTSLTEEQKTAILNAAKSDVSNSQISTVNNTEINNNNDIKVELAQIMKSYQDLHKSLERLGKLGKEIDKVDVGNIKTQLLSLVDGYSNIKAGVNPLAVGSSKVKEGLSVMNQKTPRLTNGFSKYKTGVDETVTSLTSGKLANGIKELISKSPQLTSGFERYKNGVDETATSLTTGEMAQGIKRLADNTFALQKGSTDLNRGLRKLKSKIPELSIGIQKLDDGGQKLYKGISDMKARTPELLNGIQKLDDGGQKLYKGIDGMKAKTPELLNGIQKLNNGGQKLYKGIGDMKAKTPELINGMQKAKEGSDKLATGLVNGATQLNTAHTGDKNSDMLANPIKTNTSDIANETSYGNALAPFFLVFGLLIGAVIFNILYPIYQKENGIPTLTWFISKLSVMVIFSLLEVVIEVISMKLFFDFKVEYFGMYFSGLLLSAIIFMIIAHFFTFTFGKIGNIINISLVALQFVLTTPLFPRQMLPALYNGLIPFTPIYYADMSVKHAVLGGLTNNIYNNSMLVLTILGIVFLVLNYIFYTKKNRTMQTAD, from the coding sequence ATGATAGAAAAAGAATTTAAACATTTACTTAAAAGTAAAAAACTTCTTGTTTCTCTATCGTTAGTGGCACTAGTTCCAATTTTATATGCAGGAACATTTTTAAAATCTGTATGGACTCCTTATGATAATACGAGCAATCTAAAAGTTGCCGTTGTCAATACGGACAAACCCATTGATTTTAATGGTAAACGACTTGAAATTGGACAATCTATGGTAGACAAACTAAAAGAAAATAAGAAAATAAACTGGCAGTTCGTTGATAAGGATACTGCTGAAAAAGAACTTCGAGAAGGTGACTACTATATGATAGTTACGATACCGGTAAACTTCTCTAAAAATGCGACTACCTTATCAAATGAAAATCCGGAAAAGATGAATATTGATTTTAAAACCAATTTTACAAAAAGTAAAAATGGAGAAAAAATCATGGAAACTGTTGCAAGTAACCTTACCAATACAGTAAAAGACCAAGTTGTAAAAACGTATAGTTCTACACTTTATAACAAACTTTCCGACATTGGAATTTCACTTAGTAAAGCAGCAAACGGTTCAGGACAACTTGCTGACGGTTTATCAAAACTTAATGATGGCGGTAAACGTTTAGGTAACGGGGTTGACCAACTTCATAACGGGTCAGGACAACTTGCGGGCGGACTATCGAAACTTAATGACGGCGGCAAACGTTTAGGTAACGGGATTGACCAACTTCATAACGGGTCAGGACAACTTACAGGCGGCTTATCAAAACTTAATGATGGTAGTAAACGTTTAGGTAACGGGATTGACCAACTTCATAACGGGTCAAGGCAACTTGCAGGCGGACTTAGTATCCTTAACGGTAAAAAAGATGAGCTTGCTAACGGAATTGATTTATTATTTAACGGAGATAATAAACTTCATTCCGGTTTGCTTCAATATACTAACGGTATTCTTACTTTAAATGAAAAATTATTTTCTAAAAAAGACAACCTAAATTCCTTAATTAATGGCGGAAATTCTCTGGCTTATGGTATTTCTCGTTATACCGAAGGTGTTAGACAAATCGGCGGTGGACTAGATGCTAAGCAGGAAGATTTAACAAAACTTCTTACCGGCGGAATTGAACTGGCAAACGGAATTAATACATTAGCTGACGGTGTTCCTAAATTATCCAATGGGGCTTACCAAATTGCTAACGGTCTTGATTTACTTAACAGAAAACTTCCATCGGATAAGGAGATTGCTGATAATAAAGCTAAACTTTCTTCTCTAACCGAGAAGTTACAATATTTAAAAATAAGTTCAAGACAACTAAACAGCTCTATATCATCAAAATTTGAAAAACTTGGAAATGAAATTACTAAACTTGAAAAACTTATTGATAAAACAAATTTAAAAAATAATACAACAACTACAACTGTTAAATCTACCGATGTATCATTTTCATCTTTAAAACAGCAGTTAAATTCGACTTCTTTAACCGAAGAACAAAAAACAGCTATTTTAAATGCCGCTAAAAGTGATGTAAGTAATTCGCAAATTTCAACAGTGAATAATACAGAGATAAATAATAACAATGATATTAAAGTTGAACTTGCTCAAATTATGAAAAGTTACCAAGATCTTCATAAATCACTAGAAAGACTAGGAAAACTTGGTAAGGAAATAGATAAAGTTGATGTCGGTAATATAAAAACTCAGTTGCTATCTTTGGTTGACGGTTATTCCAATATTAAAGCAGGTGTTAATCCATTAGCTGTAGGAAGTTCTAAAGTAAAAGAGGGTCTTTCTGTTATGAATCAAAAAACTCCTAGATTAACTAACGGTTTTAGCAAATATAAAACCGGAGTTGATGAAACAGTTACCAGCCTGACAAGTGGTAAGTTGGCAAATGGAATTAAAGAACTTATTTCTAAAAGCCCACAACTTACGAGCGGTTTCGAAAGATATAAAAATGGAGTTGACGAAACAGCTACCAGCTTAACAACCGGTGAAATGGCTCAAGGGATAAAAAGATTAGCAGATAATACCTTCGCCCTACAAAAAGGTTCTACCGATTTGAATAGAGGGCTTAGAAAATTAAAATCTAAAATTCCTGAACTTTCTATCGGTATCCAAAAACTTGATGACGGCGGACAAAAATTATACAAAGGTATTAGTGATATGAAAGCCAGAACTCCTGAACTGTTGAACGGTATTCAAAAACTTGATGACGGCGGACAAAAATTATACAAAGGTATTGATGGTATGAAAGCCAAAACTCCTGAACTGTTGAACGGTATTCAAAAACTTAATAACGGCGGACAAAAATTATACAAAGGTATTGGTGATATGAAAGCCAAAACTCCTGAACTTATTAATGGAATGCAAAAAGCTAAAGAAGGCTCGGATAAATTAGCCACCGGTTTAGTAAATGGAGCTACTCAGTTAAACACAGCTCATACCGGAGATAAAAATTCAGACATGTTGGCAAATCCAATTAAAACCAACACCAGCGATATAGCCAACGAAACCAGCTACGGTAACGCCCTAGCACCATTTTTCTTAGTATTCGGATTACTTATAGGTGCTGTAATATTCAATATATTATATCCGATATACCAGAAAGAAAACGGTATTCCCACATTAACTTGGTTTATCAGTAAACTGTCGGTTATGGTTATATTCTCCCTATTAGAAGTTGTAATAGAAGTAATTTCTATGAAATTATTCTTTGATTTTAAGGTTGAATATTTTGGAATGTATTTCTCAGGATTATTATTATCAGCAATCATATTTATGATTATAGCTCATTTCTTTACATTTACATTTGGTAAAATAGGTAATATAATCAATATTTCACTAGTAGCGTTGCAGTTTGTCCTAACTACCCCGCTATTTCCTCGCCAAATGTTACCGGCATTGTATAACGGTTTAATTCCGTTCACTCCGATTTACTATGCGGATATGTCAGTTAAACATGCCGTTCTTGGCGGATTAACTAATAACATTTATAATAATTCAATGTTAGTATTGACGATTTTAGGAATAGTGTTCCTAGTTCTAAATTATATTTTCTATACTAAGAAAAATCGTACTATGCAGACTGCTGACTAA
- a CDS encoding glycerol-3-phosphate acyltransferase, with protein MIINIVYFVLAYFLGNIMGGKLLEIIYREEFTNKGSGNVGARNAGRVLGPKSFVFVLAVDFFKGFLVVILLKIFNINATIIYICIILVILGHIKPVVFKFKGGKGVATFFGCIAALSPHMFLVVILCALVIAIIVKSLTLGFYASLTLGTCINYLENPSFIILGLYILLVIILCITALGDIEEAFEKYFSAKKNKSVR; from the coding sequence ATGATTATAAATATTGTTTATTTTGTTCTAGCTTATTTTTTAGGGAATATAATGGGCGGAAAATTATTAGAAATTATTTATAGAGAAGAGTTTACCAATAAAGGTTCCGGGAATGTCGGAGCAAGGAATGCCGGAAGAGTTTTAGGACCTAAATCATTTGTCTTTGTGCTCGCCGTTGATTTTTTCAAAGGTTTTTTAGTAGTTATTTTATTAAAAATATTTAATATAAATGCCACTATTATTTATATCTGTATTATCTTAGTGATTCTCGGACATATTAAACCTGTTGTTTTTAAATTTAAGGGAGGTAAAGGTGTTGCAACGTTTTTTGGGTGTATAGCTGCATTATCACCGCATATGTTTTTAGTGGTAATACTTTGCGCTTTAGTCATAGCAATTATTGTAAAGAGTTTAACTTTAGGGTTTTATGCCAGTCTTACATTAGGAACTTGCATAAATTATTTAGAAAATCCATCATTTATAATTTTAGGATTATATATATTATTAGTAATTATTCTTTGTATTACGGCGTTAGGTGATATAGAAGAAGCATTTGAAAAATATTTTAGTGCTAAGAAGAATAAATCGGTTCGTTAG